From the genome of Phytohabitans rumicis, one region includes:
- a CDS encoding tyrosine-type recombinase/integrase, with protein MTLGPEPSPSAADIAAIRALLARLGVTPQHLLSETTAATRMPTFDEYINRVSQAVTDGTRRVYDTYWRRIRNVWGDRHLDEVTPLEVKQLSEQIRGQIVPRRNARGGRTAAEHLVGALRCLYRYAVIDGLIAENANPAAKVAKPRRLASTRRALPDGHLARINEVAATTGNDPNLDALLLRLHTETACRRGGALALRRCDLDAEQCLIQLREKGETVRWQPVSPTLMRALLLHYDERGTGDPNGPLLRYRNGRPLTRRRYDYLWRRLGQALPWVAIQQISTHWLRHTTLTWVERHFGYAIARAFAGHDGRTDAGTTSTYVRADLYEVANAVAALTNEPHPLASGVPPC; from the coding sequence ATGACCCTCGGCCCTGAGCCCTCGCCGTCCGCAGCCGACATCGCGGCCATCCGCGCGCTGCTCGCCCGGCTCGGCGTCACACCGCAGCACCTGCTCAGCGAGACCACTGCTGCGACGCGCATGCCGACGTTCGACGAATACATCAATCGGGTCTCGCAAGCCGTGACCGATGGAACGCGCCGCGTATACGACACCTACTGGCGGCGCATCCGGAACGTCTGGGGAGACCGGCACCTCGACGAGGTCACGCCGCTGGAGGTGAAGCAGTTGAGCGAGCAAATCCGCGGCCAGATCGTTCCCCGGCGCAATGCCCGTGGCGGCCGGACCGCCGCCGAGCACCTCGTCGGGGCGCTGCGGTGCCTCTACCGGTACGCCGTCATCGACGGCCTTATCGCCGAAAATGCCAACCCAGCGGCGAAGGTCGCCAAACCCCGCCGCCTGGCCAGCACCCGCCGCGCCCTACCAGATGGCCATCTCGCGAGGATTAACGAAGTGGCAGCCACCACCGGCAACGACCCGAACCTGGACGCTCTTCTGCTTCGACTACACACCGAGACGGCCTGCCGAAGAGGAGGGGCGCTCGCGCTGCGCCGGTGCGACCTGGATGCGGAACAATGCCTCATCCAGCTCCGAGAAAAGGGGGAGACCGTGCGCTGGCAGCCAGTCTCACCAACGCTGATGCGCGCCCTGCTGCTGCACTACGACGAGCGCGGGACCGGCGATCCAAACGGTCCGCTCCTCCGGTACCGCAACGGCAGACCACTCACCCGACGCCGGTACGACTACCTGTGGCGCAGGCTTGGGCAGGCCCTGCCATGGGTCGCCATCCAACAGATCAGTACACACTGGCTGCGGCACACGACCCTCACCTGGGTAGAACGGCACTTCGGCTACGCGATCGCGCGAGCGTTCGCCGGGCACGACGGAAGAACCGACGCTGGTACGACGTCGACCTACGTCCGCGCCGATCTATACGAGGTGGCCAACGCGGTCGCCGCCCTTACAAATGAGCCGCATCCGCTCGCGTCTGGCGTCCCGCCGTGCTGA